In Malassezia vespertilionis chromosome 8, complete sequence, a genomic segment contains:
- the SEC9 gene encoding Protein transport protein S9 plasma membrane t-SNARE (COG:U; EggNog:ENOG503NXKV), whose amino-acid sequence MKGLFKRQPRIPAVPEPGANTAPSDAYGSVHAAYGNGGGMHRDPYGPAPISGKQKGPTDAELLEEYGAGSQAQTTRPSFGTQQEKVKLSKPTTYEPSDPYTQEYGSGFAPMDPEEEEIQSVKYEIRSTKQESLSSTRNALRLARETEETASNTMVKLGEQADTIGDTERHLDIAKAHASRAEDNVREIKQLNKSIFQPKFRRNNRAKREAQEQSAIQRHITERMDRELTREEVVTSQRRVEESVKGTGAFGKLKNRLQGVERSEPLDPKAQRARYQFEATESDDEMEDELDANLDDIAQLSSRMNMLGRAMGQEVDAQNKRLVRVSDKTTALDTRIYAGTQRLASLR is encoded by the coding sequence ATGAAAGGACTTTTCAAGCGTCAGCCACGCATTCCGGCCGTGCCCGAGCCGGGAGCTAATACAGCGCCGTCCGATGCATACGGTAGTGTGCATGCAGCGTATGGAAATGGTGGCGGCATGCATCGCGACCCCTACGGTCCGGCGCCCATATCCGGCAAGCAAAAAGGCCCGACGGACGCGGAGCTCCTGGAGGAGTACGGCGCGGGATCGCAAGCGCAAACAACGCGTCCCTCATTTGGCACACAGCAGGAAAAGGTGAAGCTCAGTAAGCCAACTACGTACGAACCTTCGGATCCGTACACACAAGAGTATGGATCCGGCTTTGCGCCCATGGACCCAGAAGAGGAAGAGATTCAATCGGTCAAGTACGAGATCCGCAGTACGAAGCAGGAGAGTCTAAGCAGTACACGCAATGCACTACGACTTGCTCGGGAGACGGAAGAGACCGCCTCAAACACCATGGTCAAGCTGGGCGAGCAGGCCGACACCATTGGCGACACGGAGCGCCACTTGGACATTGCCAAGGCAcatgcgtcgcgcgccgaggacAATGTGCGCGAGATCAAGCAGCTGAACAAGTCTATTTTCCAACCCAAGTTCCGGCGCAACAACCGTGCGAAGCGCGAGGCACAAGAACAGAGCGCGATCCAGCGGCACATTACCGAACGGATGGATCGCGAGCTGACTCGCGAAGAGGTCGTCACTTCGCAGCGTCGTGTCGAAGAGAGCGTGAAAGGAACGGGCGCGTTTGGCAAGCTGAAAAATAGACTGCAGGGCGTCGAGCGGAGCGAGCCGCTGGATcccaaggcgcagcgcgcgcgctacCAATTTGAGGCTACGGAGAGTGACGATGAAATGGAAGACGAACTGGATGCGAATCTTGACGACATCGCGCAGCTCAGCTCGCGCATGAATATGCTGGGCCGCGCGATGGGCCAGGAAGTCGATGCGCAGAACAAGCGTTTGGTGCGTGTGAGCGACAAGACCACGGCGCTGGATACCAGGATTTATGCTGGAACACAGCGTCTAGCAAGTCTCCGCTAA
- a CDS encoding uncharacterized protein (EggNog:ENOG503P7G9) — protein sequence MGSASSKPTRTLRSTVTSQLGNTGKSKQPAQSQAPVLEHNTSRFSKDASIIHDAKDPQYLQNLGTLGQVKVQGIREEFSHADSMLGIMEVRARNDALEEENSAHSGALSAAELVGLLEEYKAAPSPALLDRLAVEYDTDRNALERLVKWVAAAPRQPTAS from the exons ATGGGCAGTGCAAGTTCGAAGCCTACGCGTACGCTGCGGTCCACGGTGACGTCCCAGCTAGGGAACACGGGAAAGTCCAAGCAGCCTGCGCAGTCGCAAGCGCCAGTCTTAGAGCATAATACGTCGCGCTTTAGCAAAGATGCAT CGATTATACACGACGCAAAAGATCCCCAGTATCTCCAGAACCTCGGCACCCTGGGCCAAGTTAAGGTCCAGGGAATCCGCGAGGAGTTCAGCCATGCGGACTCCATGCTTGGGATCATggaagtgcgcgcgcgaaatgaCGCACTGGAAGAAGAGAATTctgcgcacagcggcgcactcTCCGCGGCGGAGCTGGTGGGCTTGCTGGAAGAATACAAGGCCGCACCGTCGCCAGCGCTACTCGACCGCCTGGCAGTCGAGTACGACACAGACCGCAACGCACTGGAGCGTCTTGTCAAATGGGtcgccgcagcgccaaggcaGCCCACGGCGAGTTGA